From Methanocella paludicola SANAE, a single genomic window includes:
- a CDS encoding GyrI-like domain-containing protein, with the protein MFTKCEIKDKPAQPIMSIRMRTAVQELPNVLGKAFGDVAMAIGQQGQQPGGPPFVAYYNMDMQDLDIEVGFPVAKKLQAKGDVKPGEIPAGKVATTVYTGPYGDGMKEAYEALSKLVEEKGLAPTGVVYEIYFNSPMDTPPEKLQTQIVFPLKG; encoded by the coding sequence ATGTTCACGAAATGCGAGATCAAAGATAAACCGGCACAGCCCATCATGTCCATACGCATGAGGACCGCAGTGCAGGAACTGCCCAACGTGCTGGGCAAGGCGTTCGGTGACGTGGCCATGGCCATCGGCCAGCAGGGACAGCAGCCAGGAGGGCCGCCATTCGTAGCGTACTACAACATGGACATGCAGGACCTCGATATAGAGGTCGGGTTCCCGGTAGCTAAGAAGCTTCAGGCAAAAGGGGACGTCAAGCCCGGAGAGATCCCGGCGGGCAAAGTAGCGACCACCGTCTATACCGGGCCATACGGCGACGGGATGAAAGAGGCATACGAGGCGCTCTCGAAGCTCGTGGAGGAGAAGGGCTTAGCGCCCACGGGCGTCGTCTACGAGATATACTTCAACAGCCCGATGGACACCCCGCCGGAGAAGCTCCAGACGCAGATCGTGTTCCCGCTGAAGGGCTAA
- a CDS encoding TrkH family potassium uptake protein: protein MSWRDLHIVVGNLKGLFTTVAILMAVMAAMSIAFGDRVSMAGFTAGLLVSGAIALAIHLAVAPDETIELKHAMVIAALAYLLVPALSAIPYVYHGVPSIDAFFEGISGWTGSGFSMIPSPETATHTIQLWRSLTQWVGGAGVILLMVTILIRPGTSAFTLYTSEARKERIKPSIRSTLNIIWKLYLGLTLFAVLLLLAAGMPAWDALNTAMTAISTGGFSIYADSIGHYGSLSVELALIPIMVAGSLPFAAMYRALKPDLRALLDDVQVRAFIGLVIAGCAVLAIQNMLFPVGASVADSVFQFASAVTCTGLQSADLSQWSPTSMLILSIAMVIGGCAGSTSGGIKIARALFLVAEARLWLAQTLLTKKAVIVVRMGDRKLTGQEMSRELADAALISFLWVVTLLASVMLLSNIVLGQASLSQVIFEVCSAMGNVGLTAGIVSPGMSLAAKLIIMFDMWVGRLEIIPVLVLLRAILKGLRP from the coding sequence TTGTCATGGAGAGACCTGCATATCGTCGTCGGGAACTTAAAGGGCTTATTCACCACGGTCGCCATCCTGATGGCAGTGATGGCAGCGATGAGCATAGCGTTCGGCGACCGCGTGAGCATGGCCGGATTCACGGCGGGCCTTCTCGTGAGCGGCGCCATTGCGCTGGCGATCCACCTGGCCGTGGCGCCAGATGAGACTATCGAGCTGAAACATGCGATGGTCATCGCGGCCCTGGCATACCTTCTAGTGCCTGCGTTAAGCGCTATACCCTATGTTTACCACGGGGTGCCATCGATCGATGCTTTTTTCGAGGGCATATCCGGGTGGACGGGGAGCGGCTTTTCCATGATACCCTCGCCGGAGACGGCCACTCACACCATACAGCTCTGGCGCAGCCTGACCCAGTGGGTTGGTGGCGCCGGCGTCATACTCCTGATGGTGACCATCCTCATACGCCCGGGCACCAGCGCTTTTACCCTCTACACCTCGGAGGCGAGAAAAGAGCGCATCAAGCCGAGCATTCGCTCGACGCTGAATATTATCTGGAAGCTGTACCTGGGCTTGACCTTGTTCGCGGTCCTGCTCCTGCTGGCCGCCGGCATGCCCGCCTGGGACGCGCTGAACACGGCGATGACCGCCATCAGCACGGGCGGATTTTCGATATACGCGGACAGCATCGGCCACTATGGCAGCCTCTCCGTCGAGCTCGCGCTCATTCCCATCATGGTGGCCGGCTCACTGCCGTTCGCCGCCATGTACCGGGCCCTGAAGCCGGATCTGCGGGCGCTGCTGGACGACGTCCAGGTGCGGGCCTTCATCGGGCTGGTGATCGCAGGATGTGCCGTCCTGGCGATACAGAATATGCTGTTCCCCGTCGGGGCATCCGTCGCAGACTCCGTGTTCCAGTTCGCCTCCGCCGTGACGTGCACGGGCTTACAGTCGGCAGACCTGTCCCAATGGTCCCCGACCTCCATGCTTATCCTCTCCATCGCGATGGTCATCGGCGGCTGCGCCGGGTCCACCTCGGGCGGTATCAAGATCGCCCGCGCCCTCTTCCTCGTGGCGGAGGCAAGGCTCTGGCTGGCCCAGACGCTGCTGACAAAAAAGGCCGTGATCGTCGTGAGAATGGGCGACCGTAAGTTGACGGGCCAGGAGATGTCCAGGGAGCTCGCCGATGCGGCGCTCATATCGTTCCTGTGGGTTGTCACCCTCCTGGCCAGCGTCATGCTGCTGTCCAATATCGTGCTCGGGCAGGCCAGCCTCAGCCAGGTCATCTTCGAGGTCTGCTCCGCCATGGGCAACGTTGGGCTCACCGCCGGCATCGTCAGCCCCGGCATGAGCCTCGCCGCCAAGCTCATCATCATGTTCGACATGTGGGTCGGCAGGCTGGAGATCATACCGGTCCTGGTATTATTGAGGGCTATACTCAAAGGCCTCAGGCCCTAA
- a CDS encoding potassium channel family protein, which produces MTSGGSVVYIIIVGLGGIGRNLARIAVGERYNVVVIDSDPERTQDIALRYDLVSITGDASLISTLEDAGISEADSVICTTGDDNVNLMVVLKAKEKKVKSITTVVNENENIEIFKGTGATILKNPDGVVAENIFNMIQRPAINDFVTLAGGKAEIIEVIIHEGSHALGKAIKDLGLPPKTLIIAIERGESVIIPEGSTVIRPNDSVFVLVGREMVERVSGMLQ; this is translated from the coding sequence ATGACGAGTGGAGGCTCCGTAGTGTACATCATCATCGTCGGCCTCGGGGGAATAGGCCGGAATCTGGCGAGGATAGCCGTTGGGGAGCGATACAACGTCGTGGTCATCGACAGCGACCCTGAGAGGACGCAGGATATCGCGCTGAGATACGACCTCGTCAGCATAACGGGCGACGCCTCGCTGATATCGACGCTCGAGGACGCGGGGATCTCGGAGGCGGACAGCGTGATCTGCACGACGGGCGACGATAACGTCAACCTCATGGTGGTGCTCAAGGCAAAGGAAAAAAAGGTCAAGAGCATTACCACCGTCGTCAACGAGAACGAGAACATCGAGATCTTCAAGGGCACGGGCGCGACGATCCTTAAGAACCCGGACGGCGTCGTCGCCGAGAATATCTTCAACATGATCCAGCGGCCGGCCATTAACGACTTCGTGACCCTCGCCGGCGGCAAGGCGGAGATCATCGAGGTCATCATCCACGAGGGGTCTCATGCTCTGGGAAAAGCCATCAAGGACCTGGGGCTGCCGCCGAAAACGCTCATCATCGCCATCGAGAGGGGCGAGTCGGTCATCATACCCGAAGGGAGCACCGTGATACGTCCGAACGACTCGGTGTTCGTCCTCGTCGGCCGGGAGATGGTGGAAAGGGTGTCCGGCATGTTACAATGA
- the thiD gene encoding bifunctional hydroxymethylpyrimidine kinase/phosphomethylpyrimidine kinase: MSHYTALTIAGSDSGGGAGIEADLKTFQALGVHGTCAITAITSQNTLGVQGVFDVPPGVIESQIDSVMADFEVVYTKTGMLSRVETIEVVARKAKQYGLRLIVDPVMAAESGGRLLDPDAVDALKKLILPLAEVATPNVFEASVLSGIKVKDLDSAKEACKVIHGLGVRHAVVTGGHMGGVDILYDGRFRVFEGELVKGGTHGTGCTHSSAITAYLARGEKVGGAVMKAKAFVRNAVASAMDVGHGARPVNPGGIR; the protein is encoded by the coding sequence ATGAGCCACTACACGGCGCTGACCATCGCGGGGTCCGATTCCGGCGGGGGAGCGGGGATCGAGGCCGACCTGAAGACGTTCCAGGCGCTCGGCGTCCACGGCACCTGCGCCATCACGGCTATCACGTCCCAGAATACGCTGGGCGTCCAGGGCGTGTTCGACGTTCCCCCCGGTGTCATCGAAAGCCAGATCGACTCGGTAATGGCCGATTTCGAGGTCGTCTACACTAAGACAGGTATGCTCTCGCGGGTGGAGACGATCGAGGTCGTGGCCCGTAAGGCTAAACAATACGGGCTCAGGCTTATCGTCGACCCGGTCATGGCCGCCGAATCCGGGGGAAGGCTGCTGGATCCCGATGCCGTCGACGCGCTGAAAAAACTGATCCTGCCGCTGGCCGAAGTGGCGACGCCCAACGTGTTCGAGGCTTCCGTGCTTTCGGGCATCAAGGTGAAAGACCTTGATAGCGCGAAGGAGGCCTGCAAGGTCATCCACGGCCTGGGCGTGAGGCACGCCGTGGTCACCGGCGGCCACATGGGCGGCGTTGACATACTATACGACGGCCGCTTTCGGGTATTCGAGGGCGAGCTGGTAAAAGGCGGCACCCACGGGACCGGCTGCACGCATTCCTCGGCCATCACCGCATACCTCGCCCGGGGAGAAAAGGTCGGCGGTGCAGTAATGAAGGCTAAAGCTTTTGTCAGGAATGCCGTCGCCAGCGCGATGGACGTCGGCCACGGGGCACGGCCCGTCAACCCTGGCGGCATCCGATAG
- a CDS encoding ABC transporter permease, producing MTDLPSWRARHIWYRDWEVFKKTAITNILPYFAEPLLFILALGYGLGLFVGEIGGVSYAQFLAPGILASSAMFAASYECTYSTFVRMIFQKTFEAVLCTPVSIEDIVLGEVAWGATKSLISGACIFTVIWALGLAKPESALVIIPVVVLVGFMFASLSIFFTSIVPSMDAFNYYFTLLLSPMFLLSGIFFPLDQLPSFVQGLAWLLPLTHAVNVIRPAALGLYSASFIYDVVWMAAFTLIFYAIAAVLMKRRLKD from the coding sequence GTGACCGACCTGCCGTCGTGGAGGGCCCGCCACATCTGGTACAGGGACTGGGAGGTATTCAAGAAGACCGCTATCACCAATATCCTTCCCTATTTCGCCGAGCCGCTGCTTTTCATTCTGGCGCTTGGCTATGGCCTGGGCCTGTTCGTGGGAGAGATCGGCGGCGTGAGCTACGCCCAGTTCCTGGCGCCGGGCATCCTGGCCTCGTCCGCGATGTTCGCCGCCTCCTACGAGTGCACCTACTCCACGTTCGTCCGCATGATCTTCCAGAAGACCTTCGAGGCGGTCCTGTGCACGCCCGTGTCCATCGAGGACATCGTGCTGGGAGAGGTGGCCTGGGGCGCCACAAAGAGCCTGATCAGCGGCGCCTGCATCTTCACCGTGATCTGGGCGCTGGGCCTGGCAAAGCCCGAGTCAGCCCTTGTTATAATTCCGGTGGTCGTGCTCGTGGGCTTCATGTTCGCCTCGCTGAGCATCTTCTTCACGTCCATCGTGCCGAGCATGGACGCCTTCAACTATTATTTTACGCTCCTGCTGTCGCCCATGTTCCTGCTGTCCGGCATCTTCTTCCCGCTCGACCAGCTTCCGTCCTTCGTCCAGGGCCTGGCCTGGCTCCTGCCGCTGACGCACGCCGTCAACGTCATTCGTCCGGCCGCGCTGGGCCTATATTCGGCCTCGTTCATCTATGACGTCGTCTGGATGGCGGCCTTCACGCTCATATTCTATGCCATTGCCGCCGTGCTGATGAAGCGGCGGCTGAAGGATTGA